The Desulfovibrio sp. genome segment CCGTTTTCCGGGCAGATGGATGCCAACGGCAGCATGCCGCGGAAGACAAGCTTGCTGGCGACTCGGGCAATCGCTGCATTGCATCGGCGGGGCTTGGCTTGGCAAACCATGGGCAATGGCGCCGTTTGCAAAGCCTACATCCAACCCATGTTCCCGAAGGACATGTACCGGATGTCCATGTTCTACCCTAGCAACGAAGGGAGTGGCACCGCATCCATTCCGAGCGGCGGTGGCTCTGGTCAGACGCTCAGTACCATTGGCTCTCACCCAATCGGGCAGTCGACGGTGATGTGGGGATCCTGGCGGTCCTGGCCGATTACCGGCGAGGACGCCCTCTACATCATCTTCCGCTGGAACGATTGCTGTGCGTCGCTGTAGGGAGCGCTGTAATGGGAAACGGTGAGGCAGGGGGATCCCGAAGCGGTCGTATCAGCCGGGATTATGTGAGACTGGTGACGATTCGTGATTTCGAGATCGTGGCCTGCTCGGTTCCGAGCGCGGAAGCCGAGGAGAACGGGGATCATTGGGGGGCCGTCGAGGCGCCAGGCGGCCTGGCTGTCGTAGTTGCCGACGGCGCGGGCCGAGCGCCGGGCACCGCCTCCCAGATTGCCGTCTCGATCATTCTCGACAATCTCGCCGCAGGCGCCAAGCCGCTTCAAGCGCTCGAGGTGGCAGATCGCTATCTGGCTCAGGAGGATCTTCTAAGCACGGCAGTGATTTGCTTGCTCGAAAGCAATCTGGCCACGGTGGTTGCAGCCGGCGACAGCGAAGCCTGGGGGATCACTGCAGGTGTCGCTGGCGGTCAATTTCTTTCTCACCACCAAGGGCGCCGACGGCTCGGGGCAGAAATCACACCCTGCGAAGCCATTGTGGTGGCCATCCCAGGTGTCCTGCTGCTGGCTTCAGATGGAGTGACGCGGTGTATGTCGATGGTGGACGCCTGCGATGTCGTCCAGCAGGTTCGCCATCGGGACTCGGCCGCGGCGGTTATCGAAGCGATTTGGCGGCGATATCAAGACCACCACGATGACGCCACAGCCGTGGTCGTTCGAAGAGCGATGAACAGGTAAAGGAATCGTGGGACCGCTTCTCCGCTACTTGCTGAAGAGCATGGTCATTTTGGTCTGCATCGTAACCAATTTGTTGGTTACGAGCTACGCGATCTATGCCCAGACGGCGACCAGCAACTCCGCGATCTCGGCGGGGCAGGCAGCTGGCGCGGCCGGTTTCGGCCAGATGCCAGTGACGGTAGATAGCAGCGGCAACATGATGATCAAGGCCGGTGCGGGAGGGTCAACGATAACCTTGACCCCCTCTGACATCGCGCAAACACCGTCGGGCACTTACAATTCTCAGGTAGGTTCATATCAGGGGGTCTACGGCAGCAACACGGCCATGACGCAGGCCGGGGTGAATGCCCAGGCCAACCTGGCCACAGGCAACGCGGCACCAAACCAAGCGTATCAGACGCTGACCGACGTTTATAAGAATGGGACCGGTTCCTTCACTGCGACGGATCCAATCTTCACAAAGGCAACCCAGA includes the following:
- a CDS encoding SpoIIE family protein phosphatase, which translates into the protein MGNGEAGGSRSGRISRDYVRLVTIRDFEIVACSVPSAEAEENGDHWGAVEAPGGLAVVVADGAGRAPGTASQIAVSIILDNLAAGAKPLQALEVADRYLAQEDLLSTAVICLLESNLATVVAAGDSEAWGITAGVAGGQFLSHHQGRRRLGAEITPCEAIVVAIPGVLLLASDGVTRCMSMVDACDVVQQVRHRDSAAAVIEAIWRRYQDHHDDATAVVVRRAMNR